From Pandoraea norimbergensis, the proteins below share one genomic window:
- the aceB gene encoding malate synthase A: MSLTLPPGMQLHVDANTDVRPEYEAILTPEALAFIAKLHRAFEPRRQQLLAARVERAARLDAGEVPDFLPETQAIRDADWRIAPLPDALQCRRVEITGPVERKMIINALNSGADSYMTDFEDSNTPNWHNQLQGQINVRDAVRGEISLEQNGKQYKLNDKVATLIVRPRGWHLDEKHVSVDGVRMSGSLFDFGLHFFHNAKASLARGFGPYYYLPKLESHLEARLWNDVFVLAQNELGVAQGTIKATVLVETILAAFEMDEILYELREHSSGLNAGRWDYIFSCIKKFKVDADFCLADRSRINMTVPFMRAYALLLLKTCHHRNAPAIGGMSALIPIKNDPDANEKAMAGIRGDKARDATDGYDGGWVAHPGLVPVAMEEFVKVLGDRPNQIDKQRDDVKVKGRDLLEFKPEAPITEAGLRYNINVGIHYLGAWLDGNGCVPIHNLMEDAATAEISRSQVWQWIRSPKGKLEDGRKVTAELVRELIPQELANVKELVGQVAPSYDRAAVIFEQMSTSEDFVDFLTLPLYEEV; encoded by the coding sequence CTGAATACGAAGCGATCCTGACCCCCGAGGCGCTCGCGTTCATCGCCAAACTGCACCGTGCGTTTGAACCGCGCCGGCAACAATTGCTGGCGGCGCGGGTCGAGCGCGCTGCCCGCCTCGATGCCGGTGAAGTGCCTGACTTCCTGCCCGAAACTCAAGCGATTCGCGACGCCGACTGGCGCATTGCGCCGCTGCCCGACGCCCTGCAATGCCGTCGTGTGGAAATCACCGGCCCGGTCGAGCGCAAGATGATCATCAATGCGCTGAACTCGGGGGCGGACAGCTACATGACCGACTTCGAAGACTCGAACACGCCGAACTGGCACAACCAGTTGCAGGGTCAGATCAACGTGCGCGACGCCGTGCGCGGCGAAATCAGCCTCGAGCAGAACGGCAAGCAGTACAAGCTGAACGACAAGGTGGCGACGCTGATCGTGCGCCCGCGCGGCTGGCATCTGGACGAGAAGCATGTGTCGGTGGACGGCGTGCGCATGTCGGGCAGTCTGTTCGACTTCGGCCTGCATTTCTTCCACAACGCGAAGGCATCGCTGGCGCGCGGCTTCGGGCCGTACTACTACCTGCCCAAGCTGGAAAGCCATCTCGAAGCGCGTCTGTGGAACGACGTGTTCGTGCTCGCGCAGAACGAGCTGGGCGTGGCGCAAGGCACCATCAAGGCGACCGTGCTGGTCGAGACCATTCTCGCCGCGTTCGAAATGGATGAAATTCTGTACGAGCTGCGTGAGCATAGCTCGGGCCTGAACGCCGGCCGCTGGGATTACATCTTCTCGTGCATCAAGAAGTTCAAGGTCGATGCCGACTTCTGTCTGGCCGATCGCAGCCGCATCAACATGACGGTGCCGTTCATGCGCGCCTATGCGCTGTTGCTGCTCAAGACCTGCCATCACCGCAATGCACCGGCGATTGGCGGTATGAGCGCGCTGATTCCGATCAAGAACGACCCGGACGCCAACGAGAAGGCGATGGCCGGCATTCGTGGCGACAAGGCACGCGATGCCACCGATGGCTACGACGGCGGCTGGGTGGCACACCCGGGCCTCGTGCCGGTGGCCATGGAAGAATTCGTGAAAGTGCTGGGCGATCGTCCGAACCAGATCGACAAGCAACGCGACGACGTGAAGGTGAAGGGCCGCGACCTGCTCGAATTCAAGCCGGAAGCGCCGATCACCGAAGCCGGGCTGCGTTACAACATCAACGTCGGCATCCACTATCTGGGGGCGTGGCTCGATGGCAACGGCTGCGTGCCGATTCACAACCTGATGGAAGATGCGGCGACCGCCGAGATCTCGCGCTCGCAGGTGTGGCAATGGATTCGCTCGCCGAAGGGCAAGCTCGAAGACGGCCGCAAGGTCACGGCCGAGCTGGTGCGCGAATTGATTCCGCAGGAACTCGCCAACGTGAAGGAGCTGGTCGGTCAGGTC